One genomic segment of Brassica napus cultivar Da-Ae chromosome A3, Da-Ae, whole genome shotgun sequence includes these proteins:
- the LOC106443036 gene encoding blue copper protein-like, whose product MLYVLVVVILGYPPMSNLKLCHTHTHIIYVYRHIYASKTKTQVIENFTVASIMEKTSKKLFIFNLCINFGILVTRRCNATTYFVGDTSGWDISSDLESWPLGKRFSVGDVLMFQYSSSHSVYEVAKDNFQSCNTTDPIRTFTNGNTTVALSKPGDRFFVCGNRLHCFAGMRLQVNVQGNGPSPAPVGAPRAAPAGILQPSSKKNNPATGVASSAAHIGGRGLRGSMNYFVYLMVFTFPLILYFINN is encoded by the exons ATGTTATATGTTTTGGTGGTTGTGATATTAGGTTATCCACCTATGAGCAACCTTAAGCTATgccatacacacacacatattatatatgtttacaGACACATATATGCATCTAAAACTAAAACTCAAGTTATTGAAAATTTCACAGTTGCGTCAATTATGGAGAAGACGTCGAAGAAGCTATTTATTTTCAATCTCTGCATCAATTTTGGTATTTTAGTAACAAGAAGATGCAACGCAACTACATACTTTGTGGGAGACACGTCCGGTTGGGACATAAGCTCCGATCTTGAATCTTGGCCTTTAGGCAAGCGATTCTCTGTCGGTGATGTTCTAA TGTTCCAATACTCATCGTCGCATAGTGTCTACGAAGTGGCGAAAGACAACTTCCAAAGCTGCAACACTACGGACCCCATCCGTACGTTCACAAATGGGAACACGACCGTTGCTCTGTCCAAACCGGGAGACCGGTTCTTTGTATGTGGTAACCGGCTCCATTGCTTTGCTGGTATGAGGCTACAAGTCAATGTCCAAGGCAATGGCCCATCTCCGGCCCCTGTGGGCGCTCCACGGGCCGCCCCCGCAGGAATTCTCCAGCCATCTTCTAAAAAGAATAACCCTGCAACCGGGGTTGCTAGCTCGGCTGCCCATATTGGTGGCCGCGGCCTGAGGGGCAGTatgaattattttgtatatttgatgGTTTTTACTTTTCCgttaatattgtattttattaacaACTAA
- the LOC106429354 gene encoding peptide methionine sulfoxide reductase A3-like yields MNLSAITQGNDNDAPAPGNEFAQFAAGCFWGVELAFQRVSGVTHTEVGYTQGLLHNPSYEDVCTNTTNHAEVVRVQYDPKECNFESLLDVFWSRHDPTTLNRQGKDVGTQYRSGIYFYTPEQEKQAAESMERHQQQMESKIMTEILPAKKFYRAEEYHQQYLSKGGQSCGIACNSPLMCSAATA; encoded by the exons ATGAATCTTTCTGCTATCACTCAGGGAAACGACAATGACGCCCCGGCGCCGGGTAACGAATTTGCACAGTTCGCCGCTGGATGCTTCTGGGGCGTGGAGCTGGCGTTTCAGAGAGTCTCCGGTGTGACTCATACGGAGGTTGGATACACCCAAGGGCTCCTCCACAATCCTTCATACGAGGATGTCTGCACGAACACAACGAACCATGCAGAGGTTGTCAGGGTTCAATATGATCCCAAAGAGTGCAATTTTGAGTCTCTGCTTGATGTCTTCTGGTCTAGACATGACCCCACCACCTTGAATCGCCAG GGAAAAGATGTGGGAACCCAATACAGATCAGGGATATACTTCTACACACCTGAGCAGGAGAAACAAGCGGCAGAGTCAATGGAACGTCACCAGCAACAAATGGAGAGTAAGATCATGACTGAGATTCTACCAGCTAAGAAATTCTACAGAGCTGAGGAGTATCATCAGCAGTACCTGTCAAAGGGTGGACAGTCCTGTGGCATAGCCTGTAATAGTCCACTCATGTGCAGCGCTGCTACGGCTTAA